AGCCCGCCTTGCCGGATTGGTCCAATCCTTTCAGGGCGATATTGACGTAATAATCGTCTGCCAGAACCAAACCGGTCATGCCAACTGCCGCCGCGGCCCAGGTGCCATGATTGTGAACTTTGTTAAAGGTACTGGCGGATTCTTTCGACAAAAAGTCGGCATAGGGTCTCAGCAAACGGGATTCCACCTGCGCACGCTGATCCTCCGTCATGGCGGGTAACACCATGTCATAGGCCTGAATCACATAAGTCAGCCACCAGGCATCATTGAGAATCTGCCAGAACAATTTGCCCGGCGCCTGATGTTTGTGTTCAGGATGCAACCCCAGGGTCGGGTACAGATCCGCATAGCGAACCAATACCTCCGCCGCCCAATTGGCATAGCGCGGATCGCCCTTGATGGTGTAAAGCTGCCCGGCCTGGAAAAGCAGTAAGGCATTTTTTTTGTGGCGCTCATGGCTGTAACCACCACCCGGATCTTTTGGCAGCGGAATATCCAGCGCTTGCGCCATAGCAGCATCAACTTCAGTCTGAGCTTGCTGCAATGCGTCCGCAAAAAGAGGTGCAGATACGCCGTCCGCACGCTTCATTGCGGCCACGTCTTGCGCTGCCACCAACAAGTTCGGGTGCCTGGATACATCTGTATCGGACTCACAGGCACTCAATATAAGTGCAGTAACCACTATGGAGAAAAAAACACCGGCTCTCACTTGGCTGTCTCCTCTGCCGTTTCGGTCGCATTCAATGCCACAGGCTCACCCCGATAACGGATATCCAGCAACGACTGGCGCCATTGATTGTCGGCTATCTCATACAGGGGTTCACCCACACGGCTTTCAATTTTTACCGTGCCCGAACCCGAGAGTTGGTTGCCTTTCAGGGTAACGACCTGCGCACCAAAGGCATCGATTAACAATTGATCCTGATTGCGTTTACCGCGTCCGGAATCGGTGAACTGGTTATTCTCCAGTATCAGATGCGGGCCAAAGGTACTTTCGTCAGTGCCGCCCCGGTACAGCGACAACACCTTGCCCTGAATCCGCTCAAACTGATTATTGCGAAGCACCACATAATCCGCATTGAAAATACCCAGGTCATCGATCTCCGCGTCCAGTTTGAGCATATCGCCGGTGATATCACTGAAACGGCTGTTTTCGATGCGAATTTCGTCCGCCATGGTGGACTTGGCCACTTTCAACAATGAATAGGAATGATTGACGTCCAGATTGCGCACCCAAACGCCGGAAAGCAGCAATCGATAATTGTTCAGCATGTCATACCGACTGGTACGGATAAGCGTATTGCCGGCAGTATCATCCGATTCTGCACCATCAATCAGCAGGTTGCGCAACGCCAACTGGCCACCATCCTGAATTTCAAACAGTGCATTTCTGCTATAGCGGACTGTGACCGACAGCGCATCCAGCGGCGCTTCAGGCCCCTGAATGGTCACCGCAAAAGGTACTTCAAGCACACGGTCAACCTGATAGTCGCCCGCTGCCAGCATCAGCACATCGCCGGGGGCCGCCTGCTTCAGCGCATGTTCCAATGCCTGATAACCGGGCTTCACATGAATGGTGCGCCCCGAATCCAGGGCACTACGGGCGTCGCCCTTCGGAAACCAGTCCACACCCACCTGATCCAGTTGAACCGGAAGTGCCGGCTTCGCCATGCCATGCTGCGTGGATTTTGACTGCCACAGACCGTCGGTATTTTTTTCCACTTGAATGTCCGTGCTACCCAGAGGAAACGCGGTTTGGTAGTTGGAGGCACCGTTGTCTGAAAATACCATGCCACTGACATCGTCGAAGGCGGTAATCGGATCGCTCTTAATGCCGGTGGCGATAAACAGATTGTTGGTTACTTTGGTATTGCTGGGCGTCTCACTTCGCTCGGCGTCCGAACCTGCAGCCAGTTGAATTGCAGCCACATCCACCAACGTATTGTTTTCAATGGTGACATTTTTCACTGCGTGATATCGGTTAATGGGCGAATTGGGCACACCGTTCATCACCACCAGACCGCCGCCAAAGCGATAGCCGGTTAGTTCGGAAAGGTAGTTATTGCGTACCTGGTGATCCGCGTTGATCACGCGGATTCCGCCGGTGTGCGGTTTGTTGTTACCCAGAAAAACATTATTCTCAATGATATTGCCATTGCCATGGCGCAAGGTGAGCGTGCCGGCAGACTCGAAAAACACATTATTGGTCAGACTGTTTTTACCGGATTTAACGGAAATAATTTCCACTTCACCGTCGCACCGGTCAAACCAGTTATTGCTGACTTCGGTAAAGGAGTCCGACAGCGAGTAGTGGCTGGTACCAATACGCAACGTCTCGCCACCATTGCTGCCCAGCACCTGGCGCGGACCGAAGTAGTTGTGATCGATTTTGTGATGATTTTGCTGGCTTTGTTCGGTATCCAGGCGCACCGCCAGGGTCACCCCCTGATTCATTTTGCCCACCAGGTGGTTGTGGTCAAAGCGATTGTGGCGACCATACAAAGTCACCCAGATATCCGGCTCGAAACGGCCGGGCTTATTGAATCTGTCGATAACCGTATTGGTTACGCGGGAATAATTTGCCAGTGTTTGTTTATCTTTCCGGAAGCTGATAACGCTACCGGTGGGGGAGTAGCCGCGGGTAAACACCAGACCATCGACCACCAGATAGTCGCCCGCCAGGGTCAGATTAGATTCGCCGGTGATGAGTACCTTGCCCGCTGTTTCCGCTTTCAACGTAATGGGCTTGCCGTCCTGACCATCGACCTCGAACAAAATTTCCACATCCTTCCATTCACCATTACGCAGCGTAATAGTCTGGCCAGGCTGTGCAGATGCAATAGCAGCGCTCAATTCGGTGGCGTTGCTCACTAACGCCTGTTTACCGCCACAGGCTGATACAAGCATTAGGGACAACACACCCATCAGTCTTATCAAAGAAATCATATCAGATACGAATACAGGGCCTGCTCGGAGGCGAAAAAGAAAGCCCGGCGACTGCGCGTCGCCGGGCACTGGCTATCAGAACTTAACGGTTACGCCGGCAAAAATGCGCGGGCCATAGCTGTTAACTTCACCCAAGTTATCTTCATCAAAGAAGTACTGCTGCTTGGGTGCACTGAACAGGTTGATAGCCTCGACCTTCAGCTTGACGTTATCGGTGAGGTCATAAGAAGCGCGTGCCTCCCAGGTACCCACATCACCCACATAGCGCAGGCGCGTGCCGTTGCTGGTGTAAGGCTGGAAGTAGCCACTACGGTACTTGTAGATCAACGCGGTATCAAAATCACCGATCTGGTAATAGATCTGGCCATTGAATACGTGGTTGGACAGCCCCGGCACAGAGGCAGGGTCAACAATGCCCGCAGTCAGTTGCGTGCGCACGCCGTCGAGACCGGTAGTGTAGGTATCACCGTAGAGACTGTCTTCAAACTCGAAATCCGAATCAGCGTAGTTGTAGCCGGCCTTCACACCAATACCATTATCCCAGCGATAGGCCGCGGACATTTCAATGCCGTACAGGTTACTTTCCTGATCGGTGGTCACCGCGTTGGTAATGGGCAAGCTCACGGTCTGGCCGTCAATCACAAACTCTTCCATCACGGTGCGCTGTTCAAACCCACCCAGGAAACGCTTGTAGTAGACGCCGGCAGCAAAGATTGCATCGTCATTCGGATACCATTCGAAGGACACATCAGCGTTCCATGACATCAGTGGCTTGGCATCGGGGTTGCCCGAACCGTTGGCACCCACCAGCAAATCAGGCAGCGTGGTCGGATCACTGGTGTCATCGGTGTCGAAGGTGCGACTGTAACCCATGTCGGACGGATTCACCCGCGACATGCCACGGTAAACACCACCGCGGATCACGTGCTGTTCTGAATAGTCCCACACGAAGTTAACGCTGGGCAGGAACTCAACATAATCACCGCCACCGCTGACTTTTTCGATTTCGCCAGCCACGGTTTCCAGGCTGACAACACCGGTAACCGGATCAGTTACCACCACGTAGCGATCACGGTAGCCATTGGATGTCACGTCTGTGCTGACCACCCGCACGCCGAAATTACCGCGTAATCCGCGATCTGCCAGCTGGGTTTCGTAGTCGGCCATTACATAAGCCGCATAGGTGGTTTCGGTTACGTCAGTGGTGCCCGGGTTCAGGAACTCCACTTCCGGGTAGACAAAATCCACACCGTTGGCTGCCGTCAGTGCGTTGGCAAAACACTGGTTATCGAAGGCCGCATAACTATTGCCGGTACCCTCTTCAATCACATTGCCATTGCTATCGACGTTGGTAATCAGGTTTCCGTCGCTGACGCGGTGCAAGAATTTACTGGATGGGAAATCGATAGTGCAGTTGGCCTGAATTTCAGCCACTACCGCAGAATCGGAGCTGGTGTACTCATCGCGCGAACCATTGCCATTGCTGCCACCAAATTGCACATAAGTCATTTCTGAACCGCGCAATCCTCCCTTAACGCCAGTAATGACGCCGGCATTCATGGCGTAGTCGAAATCAATGCGCAACGCATCCATGCGGTTTTCACGCACGTTTTCGCGATCTACGCGCGCACGGTAGGCGCCATCAAACCAGCTGTGGTCTGTCAAATCCTGGTTTTCGACGATGATGGTAGGAATGGTTTTGCCCATATCCCACACCACCGGAATACGGTCACCTTGCGCACGGTTGCTGATCTGCAGCTCTTCGCGATCAGTTGCAGAGTGGGACGCATCCACCTCAATGGTCAGGCGATCGTTCACATTGTGAGACACGTTCAGACCAAAGCCCTGATAGTTTTCTTCACGTGAATATTTTTCACCATTGGCTTCAAAGCGGGCATCGCCCTCCCAGTGCAGAATGCCACCGGCCGCGTTGGTCACCAGGTTTTCACCGGTCACACCAGGCGTTACGCGTTTCTGCTCAAATACCAGATCGTGGCGCTCTTCGGCCTGGGTACGGTTTGACACCTGCGCATCAAAATTAATGTCCCAACGCTCGGACGGCTGATATTGCAAACTGACAAAGAAGGAATCCCGCTCGTCCGAGGTTTCATTCTGGCGGTAGCTGCGGCTGGAGCCGGTCCACGCATAAGGAATACCATCGCTCACCGCTTTACCGGTATTCGGGTCGATAGTGGTGTCGTAGCCGCGGTTGTTACCGCTGCCATCGTTGCGGTCTTCACAATCGCCAGATGAGCTACGGAAGAAGCCCTCGTTGGTAATGCTGGGATCGTTCAGACACGCCCACAGCGAACTGCCCGTTGGACTGGAGCTGCGGTACTCGCCTTCGGGCTGACTGATGGCCTGACGCTGACCGCCCAATGAAATACCGATGGCCTGACCGTCGCCGAATTCAAACTGATCCACGTAGCTCAGAGTACCGCGATAACCCAGATCGCCCTGCAGAGAATTGTCGATGTGCTGTTGATCCGGGTTGTAATTGAGCTTTACGTCACCCTGAATACGCTGCTTGCCATACTCCAGCGGCTTCAGTGTTTCCAGCGCAATCACGCCGGCCACACCGCCTTCAATCATCGAAGCATCCTGGGTTTTATAGATCGCAACCTTGCTCATCAGCTCTGACGGGAACTGGGAGAAGTTCACCGAGCGGTCACCCGAACCGTTGGTGGCTTCGCGGCCATTGAAGTGGGTCGCGCTCAGGAAAGGGCCCAGACCGCGGATAGTGATTTCAGTGGCACCACCGTTTTCACGGTGTGAGGCCGCACCGGTAATGGACTCGAGCGCTTCACCAATAGACAGCGCCGGCAGTTCACCGATGTCAGACGCGGACAGGCCGTCCACAATGGTGGTAGCGTCGCGCTTAATGGCAATCTGGTCCTGCACCAGCTTGCGGGTACCGGTTACGGTAATTTCTTCCAGCACTTCCGCGTTTTGCGCATCGGCCGATTGTGCCAGCACCGGCATTGCCAATGGCGCAGTCAATCCGGCCAGGGCAGCGGCCCTGACCCACAGGGCCAACGGCCTGCGGGTAAATGTCTCGTTTGTGATTTCGCTCGTTGAGCGACGCTCTCCAGTAATTGTCACCGACATGATGGGGTCTCCAATTTTTATGGTTATCATCGGGAACCACTATATCCAAGTCAGACCAACAGATCAACCAATTGGTTCAATAGGTTGATTTCAGCTATCAGACCAAATAAATTGAGCGCCTAACCTATTGATTTTATTGAAAATATACCCTGTCAGCAAGCCAGATTCTTCGGTTGCGCCGGCGCACGACTGGTCAGTAATTCTGCGATATTCAGCGAACACAGAACAACACGTTAGCGGACCGATCAGTCAGATAAGCTGACGTCCCAATTCCAATTGATCAGATAATAGCATTGAGAGGACACCTGACTGAGCTTAGCAGTCAGGTGTGTACGCGCGATGTGCCGGGCGAAACTTGCCGGTTATTTGTGGCTGCCAGACGCGATAGTTTTCAGCGCCAACAGGGAATTGAGCAACGCCAGAGCCAGACCTCCGGCAACGATGCCTGTCACGAGGTTAGCCAGCATCGCCGCAATGACAGTAAATTCCGCCTCCAGCCCTTGCACCCAATGATGAACCGGGCCAATACCATGGACCAGGATACCGCCACCCACGAGGAACATGGCCGCCGTGCCCACAACAGACAAGGTTTTCATCAGCCAGGGACAAAACGCCAATATGGCTCGCCCGATCGTGTGTTTGAGTTTTTCCAGGCCGGTAGCGGCAGCGTCATTGATCAACGCCAGCCCCATGTCGTCCAGCTTGACGATAAAAGCCACCAGACCGTACACACCCACAGTCATCAGGGTGGCTATCAGACTGAGCACCGCCACCTTTTCACCGAAACTGGCCTGCCCCACTGTGCCTAATGCAATCACAATGATCTCTGCCGACAGCACAAAATCCGTGCGGATGGCGCCTTTGATTTTTTCCCGCTCAAACGCCACCAGATCCGCTTCGGGTTTACGCAGCGCTTGTTGCAACGCCGCGCGGTTGTCCGCTTTTTCCTGCTTATGAACCAGTGCGTGCCAGAGCTTTTCTACCCCTTCAAAGCATAAATAGAGGCCGCCCAACATCAACAGCGGCGTCACCAACCAGGGCGCAAACAAACTGATCGCCAATGCTGCCGGCACCAGAATCAGTTTATTGACGGCCGACCCTTTCGCCACCGCCCACACCACGGGCAGCTCGCGCTCGGCTCTCACACCGCTGACCTGTTGCGCATTCAATGCCAGATCATCGCCCAGTACACCGGCCGTTTTTTTTGCGGCCATCTTGGTCATCAGGGCCACATCGTCTAACACGGTAGCGATATCATCCAATAGCGCCAACAGGCTTACACCCGCCATAGTTTTTCCTTATGTTGTTGCGCGCCGATTGGCGCGCAGGGTGGTTTTAATTTTTACAGCGCCTTCGCCATTTTCGCTTTGCGCACCAATTGCACAAACTCGGTGCGATAGCCATACAGGTCTTCACCTTTATTGGCCTGCGCCAGCGCAATGGCATCGTCGTAGCTCCAGCTGCCGGTATATTTGCCGCCGCGCAGTAATTGTGCAAAACCCGCCACTGCCGTGGCAAATTCCACCTCGCGCATCAGGCCGGTATCCACCCGCGTGCGTTCGTTGGCGGTATTGCGCGCCGCCACCGGCTGCTCAATAAGACGCGACCTGGTCTCACCGGGCAGTTTATACCGCAGCTTCACAAAGGCGTATTCTGCCGCGTTACCCGCGTCGTCCTGAGGCGTGCCGTAACGGCTGGCATCGATTAAGGTTTTGCCGCCAACGGGCGTCAATTCATAAATGGCCGTTACCGTGTGGCCGGCCCCGATATCGCCGGCATCCACCTTGTCATTGTTGAAATCTTCCCGCTTGAGCGCGCGGGTTTCGTAACCAATCAGCCGGTATTCCGCCACGCTGGCCGGGTTGAATTCCACCTGGATTTTCACATCCTGTGCGATGGGGAAGAGTGCGCTGGTGGCCTCGGTCACCAACACTTTCTGCGCTTCGCTCAGGGTATCAATGTAGGCCGCCACGCCATTGCCGTTTTGCGCCAGCTCCTGCATCAGGTGATCGTGATAGTTGCCCTGACCGAAGCCCAGCACCGAAAGATAAATGCCTTTTTCCCGCTCGCGTTCCACAAAGCCTTTTAATTCGTCGCGATCCGTGATGCCCACATTGAAGTCTCCGTCAGTGGCGAGCAGCACCCGGTTTACCGCCTGCTTGTCGAAATGCTGGCCGGCCAGCTGGTACGCCAGCTTGATGCCCTCGGCACCGGCGGTAGAACCACCGGCCTGCAGTTGGTTCAGCGCCTGCAGGATGGTGTGTTTTTCCCGCGCCGGTGTTGGTGCCAGCACCGTTCCCGCTGCACCGGCATACACGGCAATGGCCACGGTATCGTCGGGGTTGAGTTGTGACAGCAACAACGCCATAGATTGTTTGACCAGTGGCAACTTGTCTGGCGCATTCATGGAGCCGGACACATCCAGTAAAAACACCAGATTGGATTTGGGTTTTTGCTGGATTTCGTAACCCTTGATGCCGATGTGCATTAATTTGTTGCCGGTCGCCCAGGGTGAATCGGTGACCATGACGTTGGTGGTGAAGGGCACAGATGTATCGGTGGGCGCCGGGTACTGATAGTCAAAGTAATTGATCATCTCTTCTACCCGAACTGCATCCTTCTGTGGCAACACACCCTGATTCAGTTGGCGGCGGACAAAACTGTAGGAGGCCGTATCCACATCGATGGAAAAGGTAGACACGGGATCGGCCGTGACCTGTTTGACCGGATTGTCTTCCACCGTTTCAAAGTCATCGCGACCTCGTTCCTGATAAGCAGGTTGAGGCACAGGTTCTGAAGGCATCATCATGGAAGCCGCAGCAGGTGCCGCTGGCATCGCAAGGCGAGCTGCAACCATTTCCCGCTTCTTTTCTTGTGCCACGGTGCCCATCAACTGTTGGCGCTCAGCATCGGCCTTTGCCCGCTCTGCTTTTGAAGCTTTGGCAAGGCGTGTCTCGTCGGCAAGTACTGCCGGTCTGGCTACACTTTCTTCAACGCTCTCTAGAGGCGCCTGCGCCATATCCGCTTCTGGCTCATCCACATCACGCCTTTCCGGAGTGCTCCGGCCCTCAGCCATTTCCGCCGGCAGCGCGGGCGTTTTTGCATCGTTAACAGGCGCCGGTTGCTGCTGGATCGCTAACAACGCCACCACCGCTACACTGGCGCTGGCCATGCCGGTCATCATCCACTTGTTGCGCTGAAATAAATTGATCTTTTCCACGGGGTTCACCTTTTCTTGGTTGGGTTTACCCGTTGGACGCCACCACTGAAAAAATCCTTGGCGGCTTTTGATCTTTTTTTCCGGCACAGCGTCGTCGGCCGGCTGATGGGTTTCATTAAAGGCCGCCATCGCCGCGGCCATGGCGGCCTCACGTGCGTTCGCACGTGGTGCCGGCACCGGCTCGCGCAGGTGTTGTTCCCAGTCCTCTGCCGGGCCGGGCTTTTTGGGTGTGTTGCTCATGGCTCATCCCCGCGCCACTGTTGCAGGCGCTTTCTCACTTCATGAATCCGCCAGGACACGGTGGATTCCTTGATTTCCAGAATGTGCGCGGCCTCGGCATGGGTCATGCCCTCGCCCAACACCAGCAGCACGGCCTCTTTAAAGCCTTCACCAAGACTCGCGATCCAGTTCAGCACCGCCGCGAGGAACAGGCCGGTTTCCGCGCTCATGTGGGAGGCTGCGGCATAATCATCCGGTAAAGCCTCAGTTTGATGACGCGTCTGGCTGCGCTGCCAGTCTTTGGCGCAATTGATCACCAACCGGTATAACCAGGTGCGGAAGGCCGCGTCAAAGCGGTACTGACCGATACACTGGGCCAGCTTGATGCACGCCTGCTGCGCCACGTCTTCCGCATCGGGCACATTGCCACACCATCGGTACGCCAGCCGGTAAATAAAGTCGTATTCGGTTTCCACCAGGCGCGCGAATGCCTGCCGGTCGCCGGCCTGGGCTGCGTTGATGAGGGCTGGGTCAGTCACGCGCGGTTATCCCTGCTTTTCCCGTTAGACGCGGGAAATGGCCATTTCCTTGGTGTTCAATCTATTTATTTAAATAGTACTGACGCCGGGGTTCCGGCAGTTTTTCGATGGCATAACGTAACATAGTGCGGGGCATGCTGCTGGCCTGCTGGTCCAGAAAGCGAATGAGAAACGGCTCGTCGCGCTTGCCCGCCTCGCGCAGCATCCAGCCCACGGCCTTGTGCATCAGGTCTTCCGGGTCTGCCAGCAGCTGCAGCGCAAAGCGCTCAATATCGGTGGTCTCGCCGGCGCGGATAAACGTCAGGCAGGCCAGAACACCAATCCGACGATGCCACAGGTTGTCGGATTTTATCAGCGGCGCGAGCGGCGCCCGGTCACGCTCCAGCAAATATTTGCCGACAATATCCGGCGCCGACACATCCACCAGATCCCAATTGTTGACGCCCGACAACTGCGACATATACAGCTGATACAACGCGGCCCTGTCGCAAATTTTACGGCGCGCCTGATCCACCATATTGACCAACGCCAACATGCGCACCTCGTGCCAGGGCGATTGCAACAGGGGCGCCAGTGTTGCCGGCGCCAGGACACCCAGCGCTTTGGATTCGGCCCGCAGCACCGGCATGCGGATACCCAGAAATTGGTCGCCTGCGCCGTATTCACCCGGGCCGGTTTTGAAAAAACGCAGGGCGTGGCGGGCGGCCGCAGCATCCCCCAACGAGGTCAGCCGCGCCGTTATCTGAACCGCATCAACCACAAGCGGCGGCCATACGTTGGGTCAGCTCTTCGGGACTCAGTTCTTCTTTATGGGTGCCGATAGTCCACACATGACCGAAGGGATCTTTGAATGTGCCCGCGCGATCGCCGTAAAACTGATCTTCCATGGCGCGCAGCTGTTCGCCGCCAGCGGCCAGCGCCTGAGCAAACAAGGCATCGCAATCCTCGGTATACAGCATCAGGCTGACACCGGCACCGCCCAGGCTGGCCGGCCCCACAAAGCCCATGTCCGGCATTTCTTCGGCCAGCATAAAATGGGAGTCCCCCACTTTCATTTCCGCATGGCCGATTTTACCGTCAGGCATCGGCATGCGCAGCACCTCCGCCGCGCCCAATGCTTTTGCGTAATAGGCCAAAGCGGCCTCGGCATCTTTCACAATCAGATAAGGTGTGAGGCTGTGATAACCCTCGGGTATCGCTGAAACACTCATGGCTTGCTCCTGTTGCGTTCATTGGATTTACTGGCGCCTTGGCGCTGGCCGGACACCCGCCTTACAATGTGCGGCCAGCGATAAATGTAACATTATGAAGAACAACAACGCCCTCCCACTTTTACCCCAATTCACGTTCATCGCTGCCAGCCTGTTGGGCATTGCCCTGATCGGTATCTGGTATGCCGCCGGGCTCAGCTGGCAGGCCATTACCGACTTCTGGCCGGTGCTGTTCGTGGGGATTGGCGGCGCCACCATTGCCAATTCCTCCGGCGTGGGAGGCGGCGTGGTGTTTGTGCCGGTGTTCGATTATTTCAACAGTTCGGGCCTGTTGCCGGTAAGCGCGCAACAAATTGTCGCCACCAGCTTCCTGATCCAGTGTTTCGGTATGAGCACCGGTTCACTCACCTGGCTGAATAAAATGCGGGGTCAGGGTGATGCCGCCACGGGCATCCACCAGCGCGAGTTCTGGCGCATTGTCCTGCTGGTGTCTGCCACCTGCCTGCCCGCATTGCTG
This region of Simiduia agarivorans SA1 = DSM 21679 genomic DNA includes:
- a CDS encoding DNA alkylation repair protein; the protein is MVDAVQITARLTSLGDAAAARHALRFFKTGPGEYGAGDQFLGIRMPVLRAESKALGVLAPATLAPLLQSPWHEVRMLALVNMVDQARRKICDRAALYQLYMSQLSGVNNWDLVDVSAPDIVGKYLLERDRAPLAPLIKSDNLWHRRIGVLACLTFIRAGETTDIERFALQLLADPEDLMHKAVGWMLREAGKRDEPFLIRFLDQQASSMPRTMLRYAIEKLPEPRRQYYLNK
- a CDS encoding VOC family protein, with the translated sequence MSVSAIPEGYHSLTPYLIVKDAEAALAYYAKALGAAEVLRMPMPDGKIGHAEMKVGDSHFMLAEEMPDMGFVGPASLGGAGVSLMLYTEDCDALFAQALAAGGEQLRAMEDQFYGDRAGTFKDPFGHVWTIGTHKEELSPEELTQRMAAACG
- a CDS encoding RNA polymerase sigma factor, with product MTDPALINAAQAGDRQAFARLVETEYDFIYRLAYRWCGNVPDAEDVAQQACIKLAQCIGQYRFDAAFRTWLYRLVINCAKDWQRSQTRHQTEALPDDYAAASHMSAETGLFLAAVLNWIASLGEGFKEAVLLVLGEGMTHAEAAHILEIKESTVSWRIHEVRKRLQQWRGDEP
- a CDS encoding vWA domain-containing protein — encoded protein: MSNTPKKPGPAEDWEQHLREPVPAPRANAREAAMAAAMAAFNETHQPADDAVPEKKIKSRQGFFQWWRPTGKPNQEKVNPVEKINLFQRNKWMMTGMASASVAVVALLAIQQQPAPVNDAKTPALPAEMAEGRSTPERRDVDEPEADMAQAPLESVEESVARPAVLADETRLAKASKAERAKADAERQQLMGTVAQEKKREMVAARLAMPAAPAAASMMMPSEPVPQPAYQERGRDDFETVEDNPVKQVTADPVSTFSIDVDTASYSFVRRQLNQGVLPQKDAVRVEEMINYFDYQYPAPTDTSVPFTTNVMVTDSPWATGNKLMHIGIKGYEIQQKPKSNLVFLLDVSGSMNAPDKLPLVKQSMALLLSQLNPDDTVAIAVYAGAAGTVLAPTPAREKHTILQALNQLQAGGSTAGAEGIKLAYQLAGQHFDKQAVNRVLLATDGDFNVGITDRDELKGFVEREREKGIYLSVLGFGQGNYHDHLMQELAQNGNGVAAYIDTLSEAQKVLVTEATSALFPIAQDVKIQVEFNPASVAEYRLIGYETRALKREDFNNDKVDAGDIGAGHTVTAIYELTPVGGKTLIDASRYGTPQDDAGNAAEYAFVKLRYKLPGETRSRLIEQPVAARNTANERTRVDTGLMREVEFATAVAGFAQLLRGGKYTGSWSYDDAIALAQANKGEDLYGYRTEFVQLVRKAKMAKAL
- a CDS encoding TonB-dependent receptor — its product is MSVTITGERRSTSEITNETFTRRPLALWVRAAALAGLTAPLAMPVLAQSADAQNAEVLEEITVTGTRKLVQDQIAIKRDATTIVDGLSASDIGELPALSIGEALESITGAASHRENGGATEITIRGLGPFLSATHFNGREATNGSGDRSVNFSQFPSELMSKVAIYKTQDASMIEGGVAGVIALETLKPLEYGKQRIQGDVKLNYNPDQQHIDNSLQGDLGYRGTLSYVDQFEFGDGQAIGISLGGQRQAISQPEGEYRSSSPTGSSLWACLNDPSITNEGFFRSSSGDCEDRNDGSGNNRGYDTTIDPNTGKAVSDGIPYAWTGSSRSYRQNETSDERDSFFVSLQYQPSERWDINFDAQVSNRTQAEERHDLVFEQKRVTPGVTGENLVTNAAGGILHWEGDARFEANGEKYSREENYQGFGLNVSHNVNDRLTIEVDASHSATDREELQISNRAQGDRIPVVWDMGKTIPTIIVENQDLTDHSWFDGAYRARVDRENVRENRMDALRIDFDYAMNAGVITGVKGGLRGSEMTYVQFGGSNGNGSRDEYTSSDSAVVAEIQANCTIDFPSSKFLHRVSDGNLITNVDSNGNVIEEGTGNSYAAFDNQCFANALTAANGVDFVYPEVEFLNPGTTDVTETTYAAYVMADYETQLADRGLRGNFGVRVVSTDVTSNGYRDRYVVVTDPVTGVVSLETVAGEIEKVSGGGDYVEFLPSVNFVWDYSEQHVIRGGVYRGMSRVNPSDMGYSRTFDTDDTSDPTTLPDLLVGANGSGNPDAKPLMSWNADVSFEWYPNDDAIFAAGVYYKRFLGGFEQRTVMEEFVIDGQTVSLPITNAVTTDQESNLYGIEMSAAYRWDNGIGVKAGYNYADSDFEFEDSLYGDTYTTGLDGVRTQLTAGIVDPASVPGLSNHVFNGQIYYQIGDFDTALIYKYRSGYFQPYTSNGTRLRYVGDVGTWEARASYDLTDNVKLKVEAINLFSAPKQQYFFDEDNLGEVNSYGPRIFAGVTVKF
- a CDS encoding polysaccharide lyase 6 family protein; translated protein: MLVSACGGKQALVSNATELSAAIASAQPGQTITLRNGEWKDVEILFEVDGQDGKPITLKAETAGKVLITGESNLTLAGDYLVVDGLVFTRGYSPTGSVISFRKDKQTLANYSRVTNTVIDRFNKPGRFEPDIWVTLYGRHNRFDHNHLVGKMNQGVTLAVRLDTEQSQQNHHKIDHNYFGPRQVLGSNGGETLRIGTSHYSLSDSFTEVSNNWFDRCDGEVEIISVKSGKNSLTNNVFFESAGTLTLRHGNGNIIENNVFLGNNKPHTGGIRVINADHQVRNNYLSELTGYRFGGGLVVMNGVPNSPINRYHAVKNVTIENNTLVDVAAIQLAAGSDAERSETPSNTKVTNNLFIATGIKSDPITAFDDVSGMVFSDNGASNYQTAFPLGSTDIQVEKNTDGLWQSKSTQHGMAKPALPVQLDQVGVDWFPKGDARSALDSGRTIHVKPGYQALEHALKQAAPGDVLMLAAGDYQVDRVLEVPFAVTIQGPEAPLDALSVTVRYSRNALFEIQDGGQLALRNLLIDGAESDDTAGNTLIRTSRYDMLNNYRLLLSGVWVRNLDVNHSYSLLKVAKSTMADEIRIENSRFSDITGDMLKLDAEIDDLGIFNADYVVLRNNQFERIQGKVLSLYRGGTDESTFGPHLILENNQFTDSGRGKRNQDQLLIDAFGAQVVTLKGNQLSGSGTVKIESRVGEPLYEIADNQWRQSLLDIRYRGEPVALNATETAEETAK
- a CDS encoding DUF808 domain-containing protein, which produces MAGVSLLALLDDIATVLDDVALMTKMAAKKTAGVLGDDLALNAQQVSGVRAERELPVVWAVAKGSAVNKLILVPAALAISLFAPWLVTPLLMLGGLYLCFEGVEKLWHALVHKQEKADNRAALQQALRKPEADLVAFEREKIKGAIRTDFVLSAEIIVIALGTVGQASFGEKVAVLSLIATLMTVGVYGLVAFIVKLDDMGLALINDAAATGLEKLKHTIGRAILAFCPWLMKTLSVVGTAAMFLVGGGILVHGIGPVHHWVQGLEAEFTVIAAMLANLVTGIVAGGLALALLNSLLALKTIASGSHK